A window of Candidatus Nitrospira allomarina genomic DNA:
TCTACGCTGAGGATTCAGAACCTTTCCAATTTGCCCATTGATTCAATTGCCTACCTGGCATGCGAGACCGTTCACCCCGTTGGGACACTAGCGCCTCATCGGTCCATTTTTCGTTTTTTGCCTGCCTGCGGGGATGATACCCTCGAGATAGTGATCGGCAAAGCTAAATTTTGCCAGACGTACGTCGAAGGCGAGCTGTATCACGTTGATGCGATGATCAATGGGGTTGATCTTGTTAAATGTTCATATGATGATTTGTTGTCGAGCCTCTTCGCTTCAAAAGTTCTATGGTAATTCTCTGATGTTGAGTTAAGCCGCAAGAGAATTGTGCGAATGCAAGACCAGCCCCCAGAGACCTCTTTGTCCCCTCTTATTCGAACCGACGCCTGCTGTTCGGCCTTATTGGCGGACGCTCTTTAAGCATTGGCGGGCCTTGTTTGAGCCTGGCGAGTTGGCCCGACCTCCTGTTTCCTGCGTCCGCTTAATCTAAAGAGGCCGAACTGGGCGTCAATGGTTTTGGGTCCTTTTGCCGAAACAAAAGGACCTCGGCTGCCGGGCCGAAACCCGGCGATAGAAACAATGGGTGCGAGCAGCCAACGTGGTGGTGAAGGGGCTGGTTGAGGGTTGGTACCTGATTTCATGGCCACCTGAGCGGGAAACGAGTCCTCAGTTCGCCAAAATTTCGATTGATTCGTATTCTTTCACGAGCCATTAATTCTTTTTTTTCTTCTTTTGCGGTTTAATTTTTTTCCTTTTTTTCCTTTTCTCCTCCTCTTCCTCCTCTATTTCTTTAAGCAACTCTTCCAAGGTAGGTTCCCCGCTGGGATGTGTCACCGTAAAGGCATAATCCTTTTTCGAGATTTTGACGACATCAATCTCTTGATCTAAAAACACTTGAATCTCCTCGAGTCGTCCCTTTTCTTCGCTGCTGCAGAACGAAATCGCAATTCCCTTTTTGATACCCCGCCCAGTTCTTCCCACACGATGCACATAGTTTTCTGCCTTATCCGGGAGGTCATAGTTCAACACATAATGCACATCGGGAATGTCGATGCCGCGTGCGCTGACATCTGTGGCGATTAAAACCTGACAGGCACCTGTTTTAAAAGCGTTCATTACCCCAGCCCGGTCACGCTGATCCTTTTCCCCATGAATTGTCAGCGTGGCTATTCCGACACGACCCATCGCCTTGGCAACCCGTTCAGCGCGAACTCGCGTCCGGACAAACACGATCACACGGCTCTCAGGATTATCGGTCAGGAATCGCTCCAGGAAAAACCGTTTATCGTCCATTTCAACGAACATCACGTAGTGAGAGACATTTTTGGAGACACGATTGTCCGGCGAGATTTGAATCCGGATAGCCGAATGCCTCACCTGAGAATAGGCCAGTTTTTTGATCTCGGCATTGATGGTTGCCGAGAAAAAGAGCGTTTGATGTTTCTGTGGCAGCTTTTTTTTGATCGCATGAATATCTCCAATGAATCCGAGATCGAGCATGTGATCAGCTTCATCTAACACAAGGGTTTGGACGTGGTTGAGCAGAACATACCCCTGACTGATCAAATCAAACAGCCGGCCTGGTGTCGTTATGAGCACATCGATACCATTCTGAAGTGTTTGTATCTGCGGGTCCTGCTCAACGCCGCCATACATGGCAAACGCTTTGACCTTGGTCTGTTTGGAAAGTTGGGCAAAGACCTCTCCAATCTGCATCGCCAGTTCGTGCGTCGGCACCATGACAATGCATTGGATACCATTTGAGCGTTGACTCCTTTTCCACTGGTCAAGGTGATTGATGATCGGGATGGCAAATGCTGCCGTTTTCCCCGTCCCGGTTTGGGCGATGGCCAGAACATCTTCCCCCGCCATGATCGAGGGCATGGCTTTAAATTGGATGTCCGTGGTTTTTACAAACCCGAGTCGGGACAGGTTGTTTTTCAAAGCATCTGAAATGGGATATTTTGCAAACTTCATGGTGTTTCAATACCTCTTCTTCTCATCAAATCACGCACAACAGCATTCTGATATTAGACTGTGCTTCAGTCTACTCGGAAATGATCAGACAGGCAAAGAACATCAGGGAGAAGAAAGGTGGTTTGGGGTTATGCTTGGGATCAGCTTGCCATGGGACATTGAATTGCCCCGCGTTGGGATAGTTAAGGGGAGCCCAAAGGAGATTTCGTGATATCCAGACAAGACCTCACAGATTTTTTCCACACTTTTCTTTGAATCGACGCCTGCTGTTCGGTCCTGT
This region includes:
- a CDS encoding DEAD/DEAH box helicase, which produces MKFAKYPISDALKNNLSRLGFVKTTDIQFKAMPSIMAGEDVLAIAQTGTGKTAAFAIPIINHLDQWKRSQRSNGIQCIVMVPTHELAMQIGEVFAQLSKQTKVKAFAMYGGVEQDPQIQTLQNGIDVLITTPGRLFDLISQGYVLLNHVQTLVLDEADHMLDLGFIGDIHAIKKKLPQKHQTLFFSATINAEIKKLAYSQVRHSAIRIQISPDNRVSKNVSHYVMFVEMDDKRFFLERFLTDNPESRVIVFVRTRVRAERVAKAMGRVGIATLTIHGEKDQRDRAGVMNAFKTGACQVLIATDVSARGIDIPDVHYVLNYDLPDKAENYVHRVGRTGRGIKKGIAISFCSSEEKGRLEEIQVFLDQEIDVVKISKKDYAFTVTHPSGEPTLEELLKEIEEEEEEKRKKRKKIKPQKKKKKN